In Zingiber officinale cultivar Zhangliang chromosome 6A, Zo_v1.1, whole genome shotgun sequence, a single genomic region encodes these proteins:
- the LOC121995773 gene encoding SPX domain-containing protein 1-like, whose amino-acid sequence MKFGKNLSNQIEETLPEWRDKFLSYKDLKRRLKLISVAERPAKRSKVADEDAVGDVAPSSTAVEEEEFVSLLEAELDKFNTFFVEKEEEYIIRQKDLQDRVTEAISRDSKEELMKVRKEIVDFHGEMVLLENYSALNYTGLVKILKKYDKRTGALIRQPFIEKVLQQPFFTTDLLYKLVKECVAMLDHLFSSNNLSISAECDGQNGVPKPAQSGGRVPELEEIKYMQSLYMKSTVAALRSLKQIRSKSSTVSFFSLPPLQSTGLEERWSNNVPVVEQVAK is encoded by the exons atgaAATTTGGGAAGAACCTCAGCAACCAGATCGAGGAGACGCTGCCGGAATGGAGGGACAAGTTCCTCTCCTACAAGGACCTCAAGCGGCGGCTCAAGCTCATCTCCGTCGCCGAGCGGCCGGCCAAGCGGTCCAAGGTGGCTGATGAGGACGCGGTCGGCGACGTCGCTCCTTCCTCCACGGCTGTGGAGGAGGAGGAGTTCGTGAGTCTCCTCGAGGCCGAGCTCGACAAGTTCAACACTTTTTTCgttgagaaggaggaggagtaCATCATCCGACAAAAG GACCTGCAGGATCGAGTCACTGAGGCCATCTCTAGGGATTCCAAGGAGGAGTTGATGAAAGTGAGGAAGGAAATTGTAGACTTTCATGGGGAGATGGTTCTTCTGGAGAACTACAGTGCCCTTAACTACACGG GTCTAGTGAAAATACTGAAGAAGTATGACAAGAGAACAGGAGCACTTATCAGGCAGCCATTCATCGAAAAGGTGCTGCAGCAGCCATTCTTTACAACTGATCTCCTATACAAACTCGTGAAGGAGTGTGTGGCTATGCTCGACCACCTCTTCTCCAGCAACAACTTGTCAATTTCAGCAGAATGCGACGGACAGAATGGAGTGCCAAAGCCGGCACAATCAGGTGGGAGGGTGccggagttggaggagattaaaTATATGCAGAGCTTATACATGAAGAGCACCGTAGCAGCGCTGCGGTCCTTGAAACAGATTAGGAGCAAAAGTTCAACAGTCAGTTTCTTTTCACTGCCTCCTTTGCAGAGTACTGGATTGGAAGAAAGGTGGAGCAACAATGTTCCAGTGGTAGAACAGGTAGCCAAGTAA